In the Colletotrichum higginsianum IMI 349063 chromosome 7 map unlocalized unitig_7, whole genome shotgun sequence genome, one interval contains:
- a CDS encoding Heterokaryon incompatibility protein — MSNGTEIAKKPRPVPPRPLMDSGSEQRRRDNKDLCEVCRSLDLGVHSFKVQSGSSGGSGGGPSSSRPLHSSTTARRLGTLHEIKDRSTTCALCALVVKSVDETGTQKPAEQPLGEKAETRLQEASCLISWEIDGREAAASTRNPGHSPKNLVRGITRRMHIRWDHPRLSDAYLVYVAPETFSRTASDADRVWAKGSLFLGRAITENIENQALIQSWLDLCRKTHRGPCCQIQDGRVERFIEMISHSYFGVIDVQNMQLTQLPCQSLPGPRAFRHAPYYETLEQVNPEPYVALSYVWGAGAGAYTTLTENVMLHRTHGGLEEVLQKLPRAIQDAIDLVRRLGFRYVWIDRLCIVQNSARSWKLNAYNMDLIYGNAELTICAADGDATKGLCAMRPATRNTRQTKGHINPQLQLMVTRPPEMYIRASEWNERAWTFQERLLSRRCLIFTNGRVYFQCRSTGMSEDIFGDKRGAGWSLDLVDAPLQMFRQLESRSIWVYMKCVELYAERKLTQAKDIQAAFSGMANLMEERMRAPFVHGLPSSHFDLALLWEPIHSSKRRVLKETPENASIPDFPSWSWTGWVGEVKYKEDLVSGVLDGVSDWLDTRTWIEWWVRDGHGDLRPLWDYRMSEEDTSKDIKWRGYTRNRAAARNERPRRQRDDYEYDIDATYAYGPRDAAVPYRGRNPPPPRLVRRSFVSDEDKLKQNNNDDDSYDSDRFSGASQDEAGEVYISNRYSTGGVPTPRKEARFADGPDPRPAPLPLAPFPYPPLPPRPPRVRTRQDHDPYATERIYSRYYRNTPIITQPYAASPPLPFDGRTARQYCFPQQVPPLNASPPPPPPAPVNSDHPTHNADFFDMFFDGGGDKDFNITLRDYPYRVVKAPFDPRPQTAEYPLLPILQFRTWHTWLYIRASTPPEQRHDDGDDDDDKYRSGRTNVDLGASGQVRHHIADEGGDWCGSIMLDAEWAAKADARQEFIAVSEAKSFTEAECREWTYYVPKERDQSEWDLFYVLLIERKDERWERVGVGKVFKEAFRGLKQREIMLS, encoded by the exons ATGTCGAACGGGACGGAAATAGCAAAGAAGCCCAGGCCtgttcctcctcgtccgctAATGGATTCTGGAAGCGAACAGAGACGGCGGGATAACAAA GACTTGTGCGAGGTTTGCCGGAGTCTCGACCTGGGAGTCCACAGCTTCAAGGTCCAGTCAGGGTCATCCGGAGGCTCTGGAGGAGGTCCATCCTCGAGTCGTCCACTACACTCATCTACAACCGCTCGTCGATTAGGCACTCTTCATGAGATCAAAGATCGCTCCACAACCTGTGCGCTGTGCGCGCTCGTCGTGAAGTCGGTGGACGAAACAGGCACTCAAAAGCCAGCCGAACAGCCACTTGGCGAGAAAGCGGAAACTCGACTCCAGGAAGCATCATGCCTCATCAGCTGGGAGATTGACGGTCGCGAGGCAGCAGCCTCAACCAGAAACCCCGGCCATAGCCCAAAGAACCTCGTGCGAGGCATCACGCGGCGTATGCACATCCGATGGGACCATCCCCGGCTGTCCGACGCTTATCTGGTGTACGTCGCCCCCGAAACGTTCTCGAGGACCGCATCGGATGCCGATCGCGTCTGGGCCAAGGGCTCGCTCTTTCTCGGACGCGCGATCACGGAGAACATCGAGAACCAGGCCCTGATCCAGTCGTGGCTGGATCTCTGCAGGAAGACTCACCGTGGCCCCTGTTGTCAGATACAGGATGGCCGCGTCGAGCGCTTCATCGAGATGATCTCGCACTCCTACttcggcgtcatcgacgtGCAGAACATGCAGCTGACGCAGCTACCCTGCCAGTCCCTACCTGGACCCCGGGCCTTCAGACACGCGCCATATTATGAGACGTTGGAACAGGTCAACCCCGAGCCGTACGTCGCCTTGAGCTACGTCTggggcgccggtgccggagCATACACGACCCTCACGGAGAACGTCATGCTCCACCGCACGCACGGGGGTCTCGAGGAGGTGCTGCAGAAGTTACCGAGGGCGATCCAGGACGCCATCGACTTGGTGCGGAGGCTCGGGTTCCGATACGTCTGGATAGACCGACTCTGCATCGTCCAGAACAGCGCGCGGTCGTGGAAGCTCAACGCGTACAACATGGACCTCATCTACGGCAACGCCGAGCTCACCATCTGTgcggcggacggcgacgccacGAAAGGCCTCTGTGCCAtgcggccggcgacgcgcAACACCAGACAGACCAAGGGCCACATCAACCCGCAGCTGCAGCTGATGGTgacgcggccgccggagATGTACATCCGGGCCTCGGAGTGGAACGAGAGGGCGTGGACGTTCCAGGAGAGGCTGCTGTCGCGCCGGTGCCTGATCTTCACCAACGGGAGGGTCTACTTCCAGTGCCGATCGACCGGCATGTCGGAGGACATCTTTGGGGACAAGAGGGGGGCCGGCTGGTCACTGGACCTGGTGGACGCCCCCTTGCAGATGTTTCGGCAGCTGGAGAGCCGCTCCATCTGGGTCTACATGAAGTGCGTGGAGCTCTACGCGGAGCGGAAGCTCACCCAGGCCAAAGACATACAGGCGGCCTTCAGCGGCATGGCCAACCTGATGGAGGAGCGCATGCGTGCGCCCTTCGTCCACGGGCTGCCGAGCTCCCacttcgacctcgccctcctctgGGAGCCCATACACTCCAGCAAGCGAAGGGTCCTGAAGGAGACGCCCGAGAACGCCTCGATCCCGGATTTTCCCAGCTGGTCGTGGACCGGCTGGGTGGGTGAGGTCAAGTACAAGGAGGACCTGGTGTCTGGCGTTCTGGACGGCGTCTCCGACTGGCTGGACACGCGCACCTGGATCGAATGGTGGGTTCGAGACGGCCACGGCGACCTACGGCCGCTCTGGGACTATCGGATGTCCGAGGAGGACACGAGCAAGGACATCAAATGGAGGGGCTACACCCGGAaccgggcggcggcaagaaACGAGCGGCCCAGGAGGCAGCGGGACGACTACGAGTATGACATTGACGCAACGTATGCGTATGGGCCGAGGGATGCAGCCGTCCCCTATCGGGGCCGAAATCCTCCCCCTCCACGGCTTGTCCGGAGGAGCTTTGTGAGTGATGAGGACAAATTGAAGCaaaacaacaacgacgacgacagctACGACTCGGACAGATTTTCCGGGGCGTCTCAGGACGAAGCCGGCGAAGTCTACATCTCGAATCGGTATTCTACAGGGGGCGTACCTACGCCCCGGAAGGAAGCCAGATTCGCGGATGGTCCCGATCCGAGGCCGGCTCCGCTTCCACTTGCGCCGTTTCCATATCCGCCCCTGCCTCCGCGTCCACCCAGGGTTCGGACAAGGCAAGACCATGACCCGTACGCGACCGAGAGGATATATAGCCGCTACTACAGGAACACACCGATCATCACCCAACCCTACGCcgcctctcccccccttccgttCGATGGGAGAACTGCCCGCCAGTACTGCTTCCCGCAGCAGGTCCCCCCACTCAACGCCtcacctcctcccccccctccggcgccggtgaaCTCGGACCATCCGACGCACAAcgccgacttcttcgacatgttcttcgacggcggcggcgacaaggacTTCAACATCACGCTGCGCGACTACCCCTACCGCGTCGTCAAGGCGCCCTTCGACCCCAGGCCGCAGACGGCCGAGTACCCGCTGCTGCCGATCCTCCAGTTTCGGACATGGCACACGTGGCTGTATATCCGCGCGAGCACGCCGCCCGAGCAGAggcacgacgacggcgacgacgatgacgacaaATACCGCAGCGGGCGGACGAACGTGGATCTCGGGGCGAGCGGCCAGGTGCGGCATcacatcgccgacgaggggGGCGACTGGTGCGGCTCCATcatgctcgacgccgagtgggcggccaaggcggacGCCAGGCAGGAGTTCATCGCCGTCTCCGAGGCCAAGAGCttcaccgaggccgagtgTCGGGAGTGGACGTACTACGTGCCCAAGGAGCGGGACCAGAGCGAGTGGGATCTGTTTTATGTCCTGCTCATCGAGAGAAAGGACGAGAGGTGGGAGAGGGTTGGGGTGGGCAAGGTCTTCAAGGAGGCGTTCCGGGGTCTCAAGCAGAGGGAGATTATGCTCAGCTGA
- a CDS encoding Alpha-l-rhamnosidase, translated as MTTPGSVLLEPSRLVSATRGAERDADSGVFTLTNGPSPDHPAARATIVFDYGRCVGGIPTFLVDRAQGGGPIDIKVVYSETADGIHSETGDGPFFFFSNAMDCYRCVSVTIPPSASPHTIRAALAQRSQRYVKLVLLSADSSVVISRFGMEPVRQPLTPTASFHCSNEALNRIWRDGVNTLDMCTVAEGETAPSWDVTDKGTRVLGQHWAPCRQGTRWGDKEVAFEVLVERRGASWGVHMVANGVIFCLDAEAEELRAYEGLAHTSAVFPVKSLGSWSTHGIVKEDDDDWIRVSTITSGNRITVTINGREVATIADVQVRPLLGGSGINTGSVAFGGPEGWLSLYRNLVVRDAGGGVLYENDLLSGNRDRTLADFQVGTNAVACMIDGAKRDRATFGGDLFVSGRGVAYSGLDLGAVAGSIDLLASHQTREGYLGNLCPIQAPLHSGDGAPPPTYAFYSMTYALLLVVAIKDYWLHSGDDDVLRRHLSAAEKLLRFAESHVKPSGLIEVPPDMSMHWLPLGGPVFGASGTTNLAYYDALAAVKTMSPDGYYKMQLSAKMEALKKSIVAQLWNPDKGSIRMGTALPHDGFCQDTNGYAVTLKAAENPDTCLSHLTCTPGSMPLAFKGLQHWDRAGVVSPYATGFAVEALFARHWGRDAIRLIESVWGPMADSSGPDYSGGHWEAMTAEGKPFGHDTSLMHAWSTWPVFLLPQYVVGVRPLGPGWRRVQVAPVLSGIDYARYRTQTPQGRLEVEVRSNEAAGVMFVTVTVPEGVRADLVTPPGYTNRGSGVVEGPSEQFVVELFRL; from the exons ATGACTACACCGGGCTCTGTGTTGCTGGAGCCGTCAAGGCTCGTCTCGGCCAcccgcggcgccgagcgAGACGCTGACTCGGGCGTCTTCACCCTCACCAACGGCCCGTCCCCAGATCATCCTGCCGCGAGGGCGACCATCGTCTTCGACTACGGGCGGTGCGTCGGCGGTATCCCGACCTTCCTGGTTGACCGGGCCCAGGGAGGCGGGCCGATCGATATCAAAGTCGTTTACAGCGAGACGGCGGACGGGATCCATAGCGAAACAG GCGACGggccgttcttcttcttttccaaCGCCATGGACTGTTACCGCTGCGTCTCCGTGACGATCCCCCCGTCAGCATCACCGCATACCATCcgggccgccctcgcccagcgGTCGCAGAGATACGTCAAGCTGGTCTTGCTCTCGGCCGACTCCTCCGTCGTCATCAGCAGATTCGGCATGGAACCCGTCCGTCAACCGCTAACGCCAACCGCCTCGTTCCACTGCTCCAACGAGGCCCTCAACCGCATCTGGCGCGACGGCGTCAACACCCTCGACATGTGCACagtcgccgagggcgagacggcgccgtcgtgggACGTTACTGACAAGGGGACGAGGGTCCTCGGCCAGCACTGGGCACCCTGCCGGCAGGGGACCCGATGGGGCGACAAGGAGGTCGCCTTTgaagtcctcgtcgagcgGCGCGGGGCCAGCTGGGGCGTCCACATGGTCGCCAACGGCGTCATCTTCTGTCTCGACGCGGAAGCCGAAGAGCTCCGCGCGTACGAGGGGCTGGCGCACacgtcggccgtcttcccgGTGAAGTCGCTCGGCAGCTGGTCGACCCACGGCATCGtgaaggaggacgacgacgactggaTCCGCGTCTCCACGATCACGAGCGGGAACAGGATCACCGTCACGATCAACGGCCGGGAGGTCGCGACGATCGCCGATGTCCAGGTCCGGcctctcctcggcggctcgGGCATCAACACCGGCTCCGTTGCGTTCGGCGGCCCGGAGGGGTGGCTGTCTCTCTACCGCAACCTCGTCGTGAGAGacgctggcggcggtgtGTTGTACGAGAACGACCTGCTCTCGGGTAACCGAGACAGGACCCTGGCCGACTTCCAGGTCGGCACGAACGCGGTGGCCTGCATGATCGACGGCGCCAAAAGGGACCGGGCCAccttcggcggcgacctgtTCGTCTCCGGCCGCGGAGTCGCCTACTCCGGCCTGGACTTGGGCGCCGTGGCCGGCAGCATCGATCTCCTGGCGAGCCACCAGACCCGCGAGGGCTATCTCGGCAACCTGTGTCCCATCCAGGCGCCGCTTCACTCGGGAGACGgggcaccgccgcccacgtACGCCTTCTACTCCATGACGTACGCCctgcttctcgtcgtcgccatcaagGACTACTGGCTCCActccggcgacgacgacgtgctccGCCGGCATCTCTCCGCAGCCGAGAAGCTGCTCCGTTTCGCCGAGTCGCACGTCAAGCCTTCTGGGCTGATCGAGGTGCCGCCAGACATGTCGA TGCACTGGTTGCCCCTGGGCGGGCCCGTCTTTGGCGCGTCCGGCACAACGAACCTCGCCTACTAcgacgccctggccgccgtgAAGACAATGTCGCCCGACGGCTATTACAAGATGCAGCTCTCCGCCAAGATGGAGGctctgaagaagagcatCGTGGCCCAGCTGTGGAACCCGGACAAGGGCAGCATCCGTATGGGCACGGCTTTACCTCACGACGGATTCTGTCAAGACACCAACGGATACGCCGTCACCCTCAAGGCGGCGGAGAACCCCGACACATGCCTCTCCCACCTGACGTGCACACCGGGTTCCATGCCGCTTGCGTTCAAGGGCCTGCAACACTGGGACCGCGCCGGGGTCGTCAGCCCTTACGCCACGggcttcgccgtcgaggccctctTCGCGCGCCACTGGGGCCGAGACGCCATCCGGCTGATCGAGAGCGTCTGGGGCCCGATGGCCGACTCTTCGGGCCCGGACTACTCCGGCGGCCACTGGGAGGCGATGACGGCCGAGGGCAAGCCGTTCGGGCACGACACCTCGCTGATGCACGCGTGGTCCACGTGGCCGGTCTTCCTCCTGCCGCAgtacgtcgtcggcgtcaggCCGCTGGGACCGGGGTGGCGGAGGGTCCAGGTGGCTCCGGTGCTCTCCGGCATCGATTACGCTCGGTACCGCACGCAGACGCCGCAGGGCcggctcgaggtcgaggtgaGATCGAACGAGGCAGCCGGGGTGATGTTTGTCACGGTGACTGTGCCCGAGGGTGTGAGGGCAGATCTCGTGACACCTCCAGGGTATACGAACCGGGGTTCCGGTGTTGTTGAAGGCCCTTCCGAACAGTTTGTAGTGGAACTTTTTCGTCTCTGA
- a CDS encoding C2H2 type zinc finger domain protein → MANSAGESEANQALHRCATCSRSFTRIENLKRHQKTHQPRLPHRCSVCRREFSRSDLLKKHRRLHRKSHGDDFPEKPQERSFPFVFEDPGSLLSRSSGDDTVVPSSSHPAAAAAWHSASTDGQDSAYSQHEGPTFGTTVNETCQDDTALVVADLSGVDIDFSGFFQPWGSNLWHGTTSQWFTLDFYDAVRETSNVYDPLLVDHGPPSFPDTWAWFGQDLDGREYRQDMSAAVPVPNKAAAVPPSELIPENTDATVTERTSRASSPPNVPSQEDGVAFAWDPSSRTLRQTHPVSIGAQHPLFLRHNPRFDMEESTWASVRAFLEPRVAHPDSDDLILPSLAVARVFLGLFFEGFYDQSPVLHLPSLRVDSLPAPLISAMIVIGATYSRIRHTRRFSILMLDRARQNLQHSIEGSRTLTRDPHIVYAYALLVYAGLWCGNKGAFEAAEASRGALVTYARRLLPPPPRPEPRGDDDEPNADERRWRGWVRSESHRRLRWYVFVIDAQFSVILNMRSSMSLAEVCRWECPSSERYWASPSATTWASLLDGSPYPPTRPFSLAYRALSMPRGNGLHASQPSPTGSGFGCWTFFLVLNCLASQGVDWSQDWSMNLAEPHDSPFVGGSHTRCTTATHNPYLAERLQARENILASLDAWYDRFIITYRETDSYFARASHILHGLLHIHLHTSLSDIQDALGKDGPQGVQTGLSRLQTFFAKGYAGHFRTTPNPPPESLDLFARVIADSVSIMGSQALQATAPYSIFGVFLSHVFLWAVTKTSPEALKAQLGTRLCEMGASSAAVGESELREVLELALSAEDGDRSRGVLVHAAQSLVRLGTWGASLNLALLLQIRANG, encoded by the exons ATGGCAAACTCAGCGGGAGAGAGTGAGGCTAACCAGGCCCTCCATCGGTGTGCCACATGCTCTCGGTCGTTTACTCGCATCGAGAACTTGAAGCGCCACCAAAAGACTC ACCAGCCAAGACTGCCCCATCGATGCTCGGTGTGTCGCAGAGAGTTCTCGCGCAGCGATCTACTCAAGAAGCACCGGCGCCTTCACCGAAAGAGCCACGGCGATGACTTTCCAGAGAAGCCCCAAGAGAGGAGTTTCCCCTTCGTCTTTGAAGACCCGGGGTCGTTGTTGTCTCGGTCTTCGGGCGACGACACCGTGGTTCCATCTTCGTCCCAcccggctgctgctgctgcatggcACTCTGCGTCGACGGATGGCCAGGACTCGGCTTATTCACAACACGAGGGGCCAACATTCGGCACCACTGTCAACGAGACATGCCAGGATGACACCGCGCTGGTTGTGGCGGACCTCTCgggcgtcgacatcgactTCTCCGGCTTCTTCCAACCGTGGGGGAGCAATCTGTGGCATGGCACAACAAGCCAGTGGTTCACTCTGGACTTTTACGATGCCGTAAGAGAGACGTCCAACGTTTACGACCCCTTGCTTGTTGATCATGGCCCTCCGTCGTTCCCAGACACGTGGGCTTGGTTTGGACAAGACCTCGATGGACGCGAATACAGACAAGACAtgtccgccgccgtgccggTACCGAACAAAGCGGCAGCAGTTCCGCCCTCGGAGTTAATACCAGAAAACACAGACGCCACAGTAACAGAGCGCACTTCAAGAGCCTCATCCCCGCCGAATGTCCCCTCGCAAGAAGACGGCGTGGCCTTCGCCTGGGacccgtcgtcgaggacgctcCGCCAGACGCACCCCGTCTCTATCGGCGCACAGCACCCGCTCTTCCTCCGCCACAACCCCCGGTTCGACATGGAGGAGTCGACCTGGGCTTCCGTGCGCGCGTTCCTGGAGCCGCGGGTGGCCCATcccgactcggacgacctGATCCTGCCgtccctcgccgtcgccaggGTCTTCCTCGGGCTCTTCTTCGAAGGCTTTTACGACCAGAGCCCGGTCCTACACCTGCCGAGCCTCCGCGTCGACTCcctgccggcgccgctgaTTTCTGCCATGATCGTCATCGGAGCCACCTACAGCCGCATCCGCCACACGCGGCGCTTCTCCATCCTGATGCTCGACCGAGCCCGCCAGAACCTCCAGCACAGCATAGAAGGGAGCCGAACCCTCACGAGGGACCCTCATATTGTGTACGCGTACGCGCTGCTGGTCTACGCCGGGCTCTGGTGCGGGAACAAGGGGGCCTTTGAGGCTGCCGAGGCCTCCCGCGGCGCTCTGGTGACGTATGCCAGGCGGCTTctccccccgccgccgcgaccggAGCCgcgcggcgatgatgatgaacCGAACGCCGACGAGCGCCGCTGGAGGGGATGGGTGCGCTCCGAGTCCCATCGCCGCCTGCGCTGGTACGTGTTCGTGATCGACGCGCAGTTCTCGGTCATCCTGAACATGAGGAGCAGCATGTCGCTGGCCGAGGTGTGTAGATGGGAGTGCCCGAGCAGCGAGCGGTACTGGGCGTCGCCGAGTGCAACGACGTGGGCGAGTCTTCTGGACGGCTCGCCGTATCCGCCGACGCGGCCGTTCTCTCTGGCCTACCGGGCTCTTTCGATGCCTCGTGGGAACGGCTTGCACGCTTCACAGCCATCGCCGACAGGTTCCGGGTTCGGCTGCTGGACTTTCTTCTTGGTGCTCAACTGCTTGGCTAGCCAGGGCGTGGACTGGTCGCAGGATTGGTCGATGAATCTGGCCGAGCCTCACGACTCGCCTTTCGTAGGAGGGTCTCACACACGCTGCACGACAGCAACTCACAACCCTTACCTGGCAGAACGCCTGCAAGCGCGAGAGAACATACTCG CTTCGCTAGACGCTTGGTACGATCGCTTCATCATCACGTATAGAGAAACCGACTCGTACTTCGCGAGGGCTTCGCACATACTCCATGGCCTCCTGCATATCCACCTCCACACCTCGCTGTCCGACATCCAGGACGCCTTGGGTAAAGACGGGCCGCAGGGAGTACAAACCGGACTGAGCCGGCTGCAGACCTTTTTCGCGAAGGGGTACGCCGGCCACTTCAGGACAACCCCGAACCCGCCACCGGAATCATTGGACCTGTTTGCCAGGGTGATCGCGGACAGCGTCTCGATCATGGGCAGCCAGGCCCTacaggcgacggcgccgtaCAGCATTTTCGGTGTCTTTCTCAGCCATGTCTTCTTGTGGGCGGTGACCAA
- a CDS encoding Integral membrane protein: protein MAATNQDPRGRVGFLPPPPGETPNFDHPQDIYWTLNVAVLIVCNVLATVSFCLRCYVRLFVHRRILVADLAHYGLGYHAWEITAEDYSQVLKWLYASSIVYIPAAYFTKVTLLLLIAHVFAVNERIAKSIHVFIWVLLFMYTPVQTIKTTICVPIEDYWLPSVSPRCINQRKVFIVDTSIAVFVDLVILVLPIFMTWSLTMSPKKKFKIMLMLGAGGGATAATVFRLVTAIRFVDSPDLTVSFVIIDLTACVTSPPLNMALTHADQVPRCIELTIGLVCACLPSVNVLFKRHQSVRERARSFNVPRTGRFGGLRQKELSSLWETVTGKTRTLDTATVAVLEPETPPQSAVSEVPRQLPGLLPLPTFSHDFVSFPGHLPEESLGAGLVRLDSRVNSSDGRTDGWLSPRTEGDVERARLNVPGTRLWSTIWDGRSAEIPQK, encoded by the exons aTGGCGGCAACCAACCAAGACCCCCGAGGGCGGGTCGGCTTCCTCCCACCGCCTCCGGGCGAGACGCCAAACTTTGATCATCCGCAGGATATCTACTGGACGCTCAACGTCGCCGTGCTGATCGTGTGCAACGTCCTCGCTACAGTTTCGTTTTGTCTTCGATGTTATGTCAGGCTGTTTGTCCACCGCCGCATCTTGGTGGCAGATT TGGCACATTATGGACTCGGATATCACGCATGGGAGATTACGGCCGAAGACTACTCCCAAGTGCTCAAG TGGCTGTACGCCAGCTCCATCGTCTACATCCCGGCCGCCTATTTCACCAAAGTtaccctcctcctcctcatcgcccACGTATTCGCCGTCAACGAGCGCATCGCCAAGAGCATCCACGTCTTCATCTGGGTGCTGCTCTTCATGTACACGCCCGTGCAGACCATCAAGACCACCATCTGCGTGCCCATCGAGGATTACTGGCTGCCCTCGGTCTCGCCGCGGTGCATCAACCAGCGCAAggtcttcatcgtcgacacctccatcgccgtcttcgtgGACCTCGTCATCCTGGTGCTGCCCATCTTCATGACCTGGTCGCTGACCATGtcgcccaagaagaagttCAAAATCATGCTGATgctcggtgccggcggcggggcgacggcggccacggtGTTCCGGCTCGTGACGGCCATCAGGTTTGTTGATTCGCCGGATCTGACGGTCAGCTTTGTGATCATCGACCTAACGGCGTGCGTaacatcccctcccctcaaTATGGCACTGACGCATGCTGATCAAGTCCCAAGATGCATCGAGCTCACCATCGGTCTGGTCTGCGCCTGTCTCCCGTCTGTCAACGTTCTCTTCAAACGCCATCAGTCCGTACGCGAACGCGCCAGGAGTTTCAACGTCCCGCGCACCGGGCGGTTCGGCGGCCTACGCCAGAAGGAGCTTTCCAGCCTGTGGGAGACCGTGACGGGGAAGACGCGAACGCTCGACACGGCGAccgtcgccgtgctcgaGCCGGAGACCCCGCCACAGTCGGCCGTGTCCGAGGTGCCACGGCAGCTGCCCGGGCTGCTCCCGCTCCCGACATTCAGCCACGATTTTGTCTCGTTCCCGGGACACCTTCCCGAGGAGAGTTTGGGGGCTGGCCTGGTGAGGTTGGACTCGAGGGTCAACTCCTCGGACGGCCGGACGGACGGCTGGCTTTCGCCCCGGACGGAGGGGGATGTCGAGCGGGCGCGGCTCAACGTCCCGGGGACTAGGTTATGGAGCACGATATGGGACGGACGAAGTGCTGAAATTCCACAAAAATGA